One Helianthus annuus cultivar XRQ/B chromosome 7, HanXRQr2.0-SUNRISE, whole genome shotgun sequence genomic region harbors:
- the LOC110875652 gene encoding ATP-dependent DNA helicase PIF1-like, which translates to MSSSGISDCRLIYEEQAYDTTYLGNLYDSHLTMLTDEQRTVFEEIMAAVNSDNGQIFFLYGYGGTGKTFLWKTLSAAIRSRGQIVLNVASSGIASLLLDGGRTAHSRFSIPLNLTEDSVCHIKPESDLAKLLHETKLIIWDEAPMVHKHAFEALDRTMNDVFNIDTSLNSEIRFGGKVIVFGGDFRQILPVVPNGGRQEIVNASLCSSYLWSKCKLLRLTRNMRLTVGRSTADVDQINSFGKWLLDLGEGNVGGPNDGEATIEIPRDLLITDPSDPIGSLIDFVYPSILENVDAHNYFSDRAILAPKNEVVHEINDRLLAMFPGEEKEYLSSDSLCPSEDVNSTQQRLYSPDVLNGLKISGLPNHRLVLKVGVPVMLLRNIDQRNGLCNGTRLQVKKLHNRVIEAEIISGSNIGTCTYIPRLNLIPSDKKIPFSFQRRQFPLAVCFAMTINKSQGQSLSRVGLYLKQPVFSHGQLYVALSRVKTRNGVKILILDNNGKPTDKTTNVVYKEIFNDL; encoded by the coding sequence ATGTCGTCTTCAGGTATTTCCGATTGTCGTTTGATATACGAGGAGCAGGCATATGATACAACATACCTTGGAAATCTGTACGATAGTCATTTGACAATGTTAACTGATGAACAACGCACTGTTTTTGAAGAGATTATGGCAGCAGTAAACAGTGATAACGGTCAGATTTTTTTCCTTTATGGCTATGGCGGAACAGGTAAAACTTTTCTATGGAAAACATTGTCCGCTGCAATTAGATCAAGAGGTCAAATCGTGTTAAATGTGGCTTCCAGTGGAATTGCATCGTTGTTGTTAGATGGTGGCAGGACTGCACATTCCAGGTTTAGCATACCGTTGAATCTTACTGAAGATTCCGTATGCCATATAAAACCAGAAAGTGATTTGGCTAAATTACTTCACGAGACTAAATTGATAATTTGGGATGAAGCACCTATGGTTCACAAACATGCATTTGAAGCGCTCGACAGAACAATGAATGACGTTTTCAACATTGACACATCTCTAAATTCTGAAATCCGCTTTGGAGGTAAAGTTATTGTTTTTGGAGGGGATTTTAGACAAATATTACCTGTTGTTCCAAATGGTGGCAGACAAGAGATTGTTAATGCCTCCTTATGTTCGTCTTATTTGTGGAGTAAATGTAAATTGCTAAGACTAACTAGAAACATGAGGTTAACGGTTGGAAGATCTACGGCTGATGTTGATCAAATAAATAGTTTTGGCAAATGGCTTTTGGATTTGGGTGAGGGTAACGTTGGTggtccaaatgatggagaagcaACTATTGAAATACCACGAGATCTTTTGATTACTGATCCATCTGATCCAATTGGAAGTTTAATTGATTTTGTTTATCCATCAATCTTGGAAAACGTAGACGCCCATAACTATTTTAGTGACCGGGCCATACTTGCACCTAAAAATGAAGTTGTTCATGAGATTAATGACAGGTTGCTAGCAATGTTTCCTGGTGAAGAAAAAGAGTATCTTAGTTCTGACAGTCTTTGTCCGTCTGAAGATGTAAATTCTACACAACAAAGACTTTACTCTCCAGATGTGCTCAATGGTCTTAAAATATCTGGCCTACCTAATCATAGGTTAGTCCTTAAAGTTGGTGTTCCAGTCATGTTATTAAGAAATATTGATCAACGGAATGGATTGTGCAATGGTACAAGGCTACAAGTAAAGAAGCTGCACAACCGTGTAATAGAAGCAGAGATAATATCTGGTTCAAATATTGGTACTTGCACATATATCCCTCGATTAAACTTGATACCTTCTGATAAAAAGATTCCTTTCTCTTTTCAAAGAAGACAATTTCCACTGGCCGTATGTTTTGCAATGACCATCAACAAAAGTCAAGGTCAATCTCTTTCAAGAGTAGGTTTGTACCTCAAACAACCAGTCTTCTCTCATGGTCAGTTGTATGTTGCCTTATCAAGGgtgaaaacaagaaatggtgtgaAGATACTCATACTTGACAACAATGGAAAACCTACGGATAAAACAACTAATGTGGTGTATAAAGAGATATTCAACGATTTGTAA